The Aureimonas mangrovi genome contains the following window.
GATCTTCGAGACTTCGGCGGCGCCCTTCGGGGCGCCGTTTTCGTTTCGGCGCTTATTCGGCCGCGACGGCTTCAGGCGCGGCCCAGAAGCGTGGCCAGGCCGGCTCGTCGCCGAGCGTTGCGACGAAGGCGCGGTGCGCGGCGTCCTCCTGCGCGGTGACGCGCGAGGGCAGGGGCACGGGGCGCGGTTTGGCCCGGCGCCAGTTGCGCGCGTGCCCGCCGCCCACACCGCCGCGCTCGTCGTCGGACAGGAGCAGCGCGGCCTGCCGGCCGCCGATCAGCTCGATATAGACCTGCGCCAGAAGGTGCGAATCGATCAGCGCGCCGTGCTTGTCGCGCCGCGTCGTGTCCACCGAGAAGCGCGAGCAGAGCGCGTCGAGCGTCGCCGGGGCCATCGGAAACTTGCGCCGTGCCATCGGCAAAGTGTCGATGATCCGCGTTTCGGGAATCGGCGGACGTCCGAGGCGCTCGAGCTCGGCGTTGAGGAAGCGCATGTCGAAGGTGGCGTTGTGCGCGATCAGGACGGCGTCGTCGAAGAAGTCGCTGAACTCCTCGACGATCTCTGAGAACAGCGGCTTGTCGGCCAGGAATTCGTCGGAGAGGCCGTGGACGTCGAAGGCGCCGGGATCGACCTTGCGGCC
Protein-coding sequences here:
- the dnaQ gene encoding DNA polymerase III subunit epsilon yields the protein MREIVFDTETTGLDFEADRVIEIGGVELWNHIPTGREFHCFVRPAGRKVDPGAFDVHGLSDEFLADKPLFSEIVEEFSDFFDDAVLIAHNATFDMRFLNAELERLGRPPIPETRIIDTLPMARRKFPMAPATLDALCSRFSVDTTRRDKHGALIDSHLLAQVYIELIGGRQAALLLSDDERGGVGGGHARNWRRAKPRPVPLPSRVTAQEDAAHRAFVATLGDEPAWPRFWAAPEAVAAE